Below is a window of Dictyostelium discoideum AX4 chromosome 1 chromosome, whole genome shotgun sequence DNA.
TATTCATCAGGAGAAACAGAAGAAATTTCTTGTTTTGCACCAAATTTAAGGGTTTTATAGGTATGTTCAACCTTTTTACGTAAACTATACAacattaaaatatcaatgaTACCAAGGAAATAGTGTTCTTCAGTATCACCACCTTGAGATTTAATACCACCTTCATCTTGTTGAAAAGCAGAGATataaatttcatcattttctttagGGGCAGCACCACCAGTAGTGGAATCTCTACCAGCACCACTATTGTCATAATTACCACTACcacgttgttgttgttgttgaccaGCAGAAGATTGTTCCATTGATGGTGATTCAAAATCTGAACTATCTTCCAAAGTTGAACGTAATAAAGATGGTGAAGGTGGTTCATTTTCACGATGTGGATAATGtataccaattaataatgaataatccataatatttaatgattgtaATAACTTGCAATCTCTTTTAATTTGATCGATAAAAGATTGTTTCTTTCCAGGAcctaaaaaaatcttttgttTTCTATTTCTGAAATCTATGTCTTTAAAGGTGACAGAATCAGATTTCTTCTCATCGACCGAAGCCTCCCTACCCACGACACTGCCCTTGAGATCATAACGTTCGTgaatctttttctttgttgGGAAAAGATTACCCATGATAACAAATCTAACCTGTCTGCCTGAATGTGGTTTCACTCTGTACAAACCAAAGAAACGAGGTAACAATGAATTTGGATTCGACTGAATATGCTCCAAATACGATGGTAGAATATCACGTAACAATTTAGCCTCATCCTTTGGAATGGttttaatgatgaatttCATATCGTGTGAGAAAAAGAACAAACTACCACTCTTACCTGGTGTTGGTAGCTCACGTAGTGCATTCTCGCCATTCTTGAGGGTGTTGCATAGTGATACCATGAAATCCGCCGTATCAATACCAAAGAGATAACGTAGATATCTAAAAGCGTTTGGACaataatctttaaatttgaatgCACCAGTTGAGTGAGCATTTGTCATTGCAGTGCCTGCACTCTCGAATCTTTGTGTTTTTGGTGATACATAAAAATCTTCCTTTCTCTTAAATTCACTTGGTTTCCTTAATGTATGATACTGTTGTGGTGTCTTTGCATTAACTCCTCCTTCTGTACCCATTGATTTACCAACCGCATTTCTAATACCAGTTTGAATATTTAACATTAATGCCCAACTTGGATGTcctttataaataatttcacctaaaacattctttttatgttctaatttaattgattttggtcTATGACTTAATCTTTTTTcagctaaaaaaaaaaaaaaaaaataaataaaattaataatatattttttttttttttttttttttttttttatatatatatatatatatatatatatatatatatatatatatatatatatatatatatatatatataaaacttACATTTTTGTTTATACATTTTTAATCTTTGACTTGTATTTAATCTAACCCTATTTGGTGAATCAGAACTACCTGAAGCTTTataatcatcatttaaatttgaatgagATACGTTTGGATCGAATTTTTCATCAAATGATACAgtattatcaccattatttggtaatttatttgaagtaGAATTAGTTGAagtggttgtagttgtggtagttgtggtggtggtagtttggcgtggtgttgttggtttaTCAGGGTTATCAGTGTTATCAACTTCTTGTGGATTATGATTATCATTTGTAGCATCGAATGATGGATTCTTTAAAActtgttttatattaatttcagattttttatttaaatttgatgttTCCTCTGGTGCATCTGAATCCAATGAGTTTGGTATAATCTTTTCATTATCTACAACATCACCTAAACTACCATCTTTTCTCTTTATTGAATGTTCTTTATCTTCTtctaattcaattgaatcttttttatttgctCCATCTATACtatttggtgatgatattgatgaattattattattattattattttcaatattttcttgtttttcttcTGTATCGTTTGTGTTATCTGTTGCCGTTGTTTCTATTGTTGTAGtagtggtgttggtggtattATCTGTggttgatggtggtggtggaattGGTGAAAATACTATAGATTCGCTCAATGCTGCATTGATCggtattattggtattttttCACCTTCTTCTCCTGTTCTAATTGGCGCAAATACAATTGATTCACTAAGTGCTGGGTTCATCTCTGGAACAACTGTATCAATTgtattcatttattattattatgatgattctatatttacaaaaaaactaatttttttaaaaaaaaaaaaaaaaaaaaaactaattgtGTTTGATTGATCctgtaaaattttttttttttgttatttgtttttgtttttttctattaccaaaaaatattaatatattataaaataaaataaaataaaaacaaataggaaaaaaaaaaagaaagaattaaaatagtagtacaaaaatataaataggtgaaaatacaaataaagagggaaaaaaaaaaaaataatagctggaaaaaaaaaaaaaaaaaaaaaaaaaaaaaattttaaaataaaatttttcaaaaaatggtttttttttttttttattttttttttatttttttttattttttttttattttcaaacgGCTAGGTATGGTGGTGAGATATCACAACAAAAATACAagttaccaaaaaaaaaaaattttacacCAATGTTATAACACCAATCAGTGCCATaccctcttttttttttttttttttttttttttttttttttttttttttttttctatacaattaataaataaattaattaaataaataaataagtaaatgaataaataaatataaataaagaaatataaataataaatataaataaataaatataaataaatataaaaatggttttataaaccaattaatacaagagaaaaaaaaaaaaaaaaaaaatttggtttaaaaaaaaaaaaaatttttattatatactATTACTATGGTAAgtgataattatttatttttttttttaaaaaaaaattaattaaataagaaaaaaaatagggTACCTAGGGATTAATTAATTGGATAGTGTGTgtggttttaataaaataaaacaaaaaattgatactactaatatttattttttttttttttttttttataatggtttattttttttttagatcaAAAGACACcccttttttataatttgttttacATGTAAATATACATACACACATAATTACTACAATGATTGAGCGAtactagtaataataataattacttcaaaataaatataattaaaagaataaaaaaaaaaaaattataatttatccaCTTACTCTTTTAGATTATGtacattaattaattttttaattatttttatttttttttttttttttttttttttttttttttttttttttttggaaattttatttttgtttaatgtttttaattatacTATTTATGTAATtatacaaatatttttagtattatattattaatgtacactattattttaaaaacaaatttaaaataaaataagaaaaaaaaaaagaaaaaaaaaaagaaaaaaacaaaaaattgttgatttaaacgtctttttttaaaaaaaaaaaaaaaaaaaaagaataaaataaaataaaaaaataaaataaaataaatttataatcaaaCGTCATTGGTTATAAATTACTTCatttattttggttttgggTTGCATGTgtaactcttttttttttttttgttgtttggtGGTCTAAATTTaggtaaaaataattaaaaaaatttatttaatattcctattaccaaaataatattgataaaaccaaaaattaaaattaaaataaaaaataatttaagaattgaattttccataaaaaaaaaaaaatatattatcataaaaatattattattattattactttttattattatttttttattttatttttttattttatttttttattaaaaattatattataacattttttgaatcctcttattattattttttaatctatCATTTGCATGATCAACTTTATCAGTTATTCTATCAAGTTGTGAAGAACTACGTTCAGCTTCATCACCAATTGTTTTTGCTATATTACTAATATCACCTAATAGATCAGAGATTTCATCTAAATCTTTATCTTGTTCGATTAGAGCATCTTTAATATCATCAGAGGCATCTTTTATGAAATGACTTGTACCTAAGGTTGAAGCTCTAGTGAAGAGGGAGCTTTGTTGAGATCTACCAGAGGAGGGAATGAAACGAATGGTTGGGTTGCCATAGATAAACTCTTTGATACCAGGTTCAAAGATAACTTGTGGGGCTTTGCCATACTTTCCATTTGAACGTAAAACGATCTCATTGACAACGTTTTGAATGTAACTGCTTGCCATTCTAAAACGTgggtatttattattaaagaatctGACATCCATATGCTGAGGACGTGCACGAATCACCAAATACTCGACACTGTCGAAAGTGTAGGTCGAGATGATCTCGGTTCTGGGCTTCCTATTGGCATCCAATATGATGAATCTGTCGTTGTGAATTTGCACGAAACCTGGTATCAAACTATCGTTTGCCAATTTCTCCAATATGTCGATCTCAATGGGAGGTTCGTCCCTTGGTCTGACCTGCAACGATCTATCCAAGGGGGCAAACTCCTTTCTTGGTCCGTTGGTTGTATCTTTACTGAAATGGTTGGACAAGGCTCCCCCCACACTCTCAATTCCTTTCAACAATCGATCGGATCTGTCGAGATTGGCATGAATGTTGTCCATCTTTGCCTCTATCCCATCGATCACCTCTGCCTGATAGGACAACTCGTTCAAAGTTGCTATACCCGTCTCCTTTGTCTCTGTGGCCAATTTCAATGCCAACTTTGTCGATTGTGTATCCACTCTAGATGAAAGTTGTTTTTGTTTCTGTTGTCCAGCACCTCgaaataaattcttttcatCTAAATCTTTATCAACTGAATTTGGATTATATATAAATGGTGGACATTTCCAAAGATGATAAATCAATGTAAATGCTTCATCCCTATGTGAAAATGTACCAAATGATACTAACTGTTCTGCTGTTTTAAATGTTATTgcattatttacaaataatgtTGTATCTTTTTTCATCTCTAAAATTTTTCTTAATGGTATTGTTTCCTAAATttgtataattttatataaaaatcaattaataaattaattaactaataaatcaattcattattaattattatatttacagTTGTACTACCAATTGAAGctataaatgataaaaagtTTTCTGTAATATACATTTTTCCTAATGTTACTTTATTTAAAGCACATGAGTAATCTTGAATAACATTTTCTGTTTCTGGATAATTAAATGTTCTTCTAACAAGTTCTGTTTTaacttttaaatgatttgCTTTATCTGCTGGTGATGtctatatatttatttaattttattttttattttttattgttagttttattattatgaataataaaaaaaaaaaattttaaaaaaaaaaaaaaagataattataaataaaaaaaaattttaatattccaAACCATAccatttttttgttaaaatgTTGTGTgtgttaaatttaaaataaaaaataaatataaaaaaaaaaaaaaaaaaaaaaaaaaaaaaaaaattaaaagtgttggaatttttttttttttttttttttttgttttgttttttttttttttg
It encodes the following:
- a CDS encoding GRAM domain-containing protein, which produces MTSPADKANHLKVKTELVRRTFNYPETENVIQDYSCALNKVTLGKMYITENFLSFIASIGSTTETIPLRKILEMKKDTTLFVNNAITFKTAEQLVSFGTFSHRDEAFTLIYHLWKCPPFIYNPNSVDKDLDEKNLFRGAGQQKQKQLSSRVDTQSTKLALKLATETKETGIATLNELSYQAEVIDGIEAKMDNIHANLDRSDRLLKGIESVGGALSNHFSKDTTNGPRKEFAPLDRSLQVRPRDEPPIEIDILEKLANDSLIPGFVQIHNDRFIILDANRKPRTEIISTYTFDSVEYLVIRARPQHMDVRFFNNKYPRFRMASSYIQNVVNEIVLRSNGKYGKAPQVIFEPGIKEFIYGNPTIRFIPSSGRSQQSSLFTRASTLGTSHFIKDASDDIKDALIEQDKDLDEISDLLGDISNIAKTIGDEAERSSSQLDRITDKVDHANDRLKNNNKRIQKML